AAAGTGACTTGGCTGTAGTTGCTGCCATACGTCTATGGCCGACGCTCATTTTGCCACACGCTCAACCATTGTTCAACCAGTTTCCATGCCTACTTTACTTGACCATAAATAAACCAACGGCATCTGACTACTGGTTACTGAACTTCCCACTTGCGACCTGCGACCTGCCACCTGCGACCTGCCACTTGCGACCTGCCACTTGCGACCCCCTCTACTTCTCGAACACAGCCAGCACCCGCACACCCAGCCACCAGGCCAGGGCGGCCGCAGCCAGGATGCCGGCGGTCGAGAACCATTCCAGCAGGTGGGGCGTATACAGGGCGGCGTTGAGGGGATGTTGGGCAAAGAGGGTGGCGTCGAAACGGTTCATGCCCAGGCCGAAGATCACCAGCACGGGCGCCAGCCAGCGCGTCTCAGGGCGGGAGCGCAGGCCCGGTAGGGTGAGCAGGAGGAGGGGGAGGATCACCCCCAGGCCGATCTCGGCCCACCATAACAGGCTCAACTTGTCCATCGCCAGCAGCCGAGGCCATTCGCCGGCCAGGATCAGGTCGCCGAACTTCAGGCCCAGGTAGACAAGCCCGACGCCGACGATGCCCTTGCCCAGACCGCGGGCGATGCCGGGGTCTTCGTGCTTGCGGGCCACGCCGGCGCCGACGATGTAGGCCAGCGTGCCCACACTCAGCCCGGCCAGGATCGAGGAGACGAAGAACTGCACCGGCAGCCAGGGCGTGTACCACAGGGCGTCCAGGCGATGCGGCATGTTCAGATAGAGCGTGCCAAGGGTGGATTGGTGGAGCGAGGAAAGGGTGACGCCGATGATGGTGATCGGAGTGATCAGCTTGTAGAAGAGGTTGACAGGCCGTTTCCAGCCCAGGCGCTCGAACAGATACGGGCTGACCTCCAGGGCCAGCACGGTGCTGTAGAGCAGAACACACCAACTGATCTCGAACAGCGGCGAATGGATATTGAAATAGATGAGAAAGTGATAGAAGCGGTCGGGGCGGCCCAAATCCAGCACCAACAGCAGCAGGACGGCCACGTAGCCCATCAACCCGGCCAGGATGGCGGGGCGGACGGCGGCGTGGAAGCGATGCAGGTGGAGGACATGACCGACGGCCGCCATCGTGAACCCGGCGCCGGAGAGAGCGATGAGCAGGAAATCGAAGCCGATCCAGATTCCCCA
The Caldilineales bacterium DNA segment above includes these coding regions:
- the nrfD gene encoding polysulfide reductase NrfD, which codes for MTAHAPTLRRLFPTVFVGRDLIVIGVLGFLITLGVLAGLARLWLGLGATTSLNDTYSWGIWIGFDFLLIALSGAGFTMAAVGHVLHLHRFHAAVRPAILAGLMGYVAVLLLLVLDLGRPDRFYHFLIYFNIHSPLFEISWCVLLYSTVLALEVSPYLFERLGWKRPVNLFYKLITPITIIGVTLSSLHQSTLGTLYLNMPHRLDALWYTPWLPVQFFVSSILAGLSVGTLAYIVGAGVARKHEDPGIARGLGKGIVGVGLVYLGLKFGDLILAGEWPRLLAMDKLSLLWWAEIGLGVILPLLLLTLPGLRSRPETRWLAPVLVIFGLGMNRFDATLFAQHPLNAALYTPHLLEWFSTAGILAAAALAWWLGVRVLAVFEK